A region of Sphingomonas crusticola DNA encodes the following proteins:
- a CDS encoding glycosyltransferase 61 family protein, whose product MTLPEPHRVSDAVLGPLVPATHPSAIGCIADTPGTTLTHIRADTPEGPVNRLEVHEAVRSADMAQITGPTLYAGPYLAHFGHMIAECIHRLWAAHAFPHLANVRIAFQASPQAPRPPWFDAVLDLCGIAPERVLLVEQPIAFQTLYIPAQGRALGGAVLLPGYVDLFPLTAIAPPPEPARRLYISRSHHIRSGTYLGETLIEHLLAEAGFTIVRPEEMPLRVLAGLLRTAEQIVFAEGSAIHNLELCGPVQARILVIGRRPGTKRRFGALLASLSRDVEIFSGARGAASLGWDALHDMPRLGTACSFLPIGKLVDMLSAFSGIALPQPDANTILDAVSRDLLRYLLDPRSGVDASDAELGRALRALRTDPAVEEVRSMLTR is encoded by the coding sequence GTGACTTTGCCTGAGCCGCACCGGGTTTCCGATGCCGTGCTCGGGCCGCTTGTTCCGGCAACGCATCCCTCGGCCATCGGCTGTATCGCGGACACACCCGGCACCACGCTGACCCACATCCGCGCGGACACCCCGGAGGGCCCGGTCAACCGGCTCGAGGTCCATGAAGCCGTCAGAAGCGCGGATATGGCTCAGATCACTGGGCCGACCCTCTACGCCGGGCCGTACCTGGCGCATTTCGGGCACATGATCGCGGAGTGCATTCACCGGCTGTGGGCGGCGCATGCCTTTCCGCACCTCGCCAATGTCCGCATCGCATTCCAGGCAAGCCCACAGGCGCCGCGCCCGCCCTGGTTCGACGCGGTGCTGGATCTTTGCGGTATCGCGCCCGAACGCGTCCTGCTGGTTGAACAGCCCATTGCCTTTCAGACGCTCTACATTCCCGCCCAGGGCCGTGCCCTCGGGGGCGCAGTGCTGCTGCCGGGCTACGTCGATCTGTTTCCGCTGACTGCCATCGCACCGCCGCCCGAACCGGCGCGGCGCCTTTACATTTCCCGCTCGCACCATATCCGCAGCGGAACCTATCTCGGCGAGACCCTGATCGAGCATTTGCTGGCGGAGGCCGGCTTCACCATCGTCCGGCCGGAAGAGATGCCTCTGCGCGTGCTCGCGGGCCTGTTGCGGACGGCGGAGCAGATCGTGTTCGCGGAAGGCAGCGCGATCCATAATCTGGAATTGTGCGGACCGGTCCAGGCGCGGATCCTCGTCATCGGCCGCCGGCCAGGGACCAAGCGGCGTTTCGGCGCCTTGCTCGCTTCACTGTCTCGCGACGTCGAGATCTTTAGCGGAGCACGGGGCGCGGCCTCCCTCGGCTGGGATGCCCTCCACGACATGCCGCGGCTCGGCACCGCCTGCTCGTTCCTGCCAATCGGCAAGCTGGTGGATATGCTCTCGGCCTTCAGCGGCATTGCATTGCCGCAGCCGGATGCAAACACGATTTTGGACGCGGTAAGCCGGGACCTGCTGCGTTACCTGCTCGACCCCCGCAGCGGCGTGGACGCGAGCGATGCCGAGCTGGGCCGCGCCTTACGGGCCTTGCGTACCGATCCCGCCGTGGAAGAAGTTCGAAGCATGTTGACGCGTTAA
- a CDS encoding TrmH family RNA methyltransferase, whose amino-acid sequence MRKGHRPSQAPSNRPRFWGRHAVSAALANPERTVRRVWGTREALAAFGGFPSDLPVTYAEVADLGRLVPQDAPHQGVVIEVDPLPEIWLGDLLDQGADDQRPLLVLDQVTDPHNVGAVLRSAAAFNALGLVTQDRHAPPESGALARSASGALEIVPWVRVVNLARALDEIGEAGFWRIGLTGSAPRLLGEAIAGARIALVLGAEGEGMRQNTEAHCDELAKLPISPRVESLNVSNAAAIALYAVATRA is encoded by the coding sequence ATGCGCAAAGGCCACCGACCCTCCCAAGCTCCTTCGAACCGCCCCCGCTTCTGGGGCCGCCACGCTGTGTCGGCGGCGCTGGCCAATCCGGAGCGCACCGTGCGCCGCGTATGGGGCACGCGGGAAGCGCTTGCTGCCTTCGGCGGCTTTCCCTCCGACCTGCCGGTCACCTATGCCGAAGTCGCCGATCTGGGACGGCTGGTGCCGCAGGATGCGCCTCATCAGGGCGTGGTAATCGAAGTCGATCCGCTGCCGGAAATCTGGCTGGGCGATCTGCTGGACCAGGGCGCGGATGACCAGCGGCCGCTGCTGGTGCTCGATCAGGTGACCGATCCGCATAACGTCGGCGCGGTATTGCGCTCGGCGGCGGCGTTCAACGCACTCGGCCTCGTCACGCAGGATCGCCATGCGCCGCCGGAATCGGGTGCGCTTGCACGATCGGCTTCGGGCGCGCTCGAAATCGTGCCGTGGGTTCGGGTGGTCAATCTTGCCCGCGCGCTGGACGAAATCGGCGAGGCGGGCTTCTGGCGGATCGGCCTCACCGGCAGTGCGCCACGCCTATTGGGTGAAGCAATCGCCGGAGCCCGGATCGCACTTGTTTTGGGTGCGGAAGGCGAGGGCATGCGCCAGAATACCGAGGCGCATTGCGACGAACTCGCCAAGCTACCGATCAGCCCGCGGGTCGAGAGCCTCAACGTCTCGAATGCTGCAGCGATCGCGCTCTACGCGGTCGCGACGCGCGCGTGA
- a CDS encoding TonB-dependent receptor domain-containing protein has translation MMNLSSRLCAGSALSAILIALASPASAQVSGATPAPTPPAATNNGPNTPAGVDVAAATDSEEVVVTGSLFRRTNTETPSPVTVLTADTLAKAGLTTASEAIRSISADSGGSIGIGFQSGFSAGGSAVSLRGLGVSSTLVLVDGLRSTNFPINDDGHNAYVDLNSIPFSLIDRVEVLKDGASSTYGADAIGGVVNLILKKQFTGVAGTVEGGISNLGDAARQRGNLTIGYGDYAEKGFNIYLNGEFQQDGRVSNHSRGFPYNNRDLTSIGGNDNNGADSSLTTATPNAVVVRTTQSNLNNPLSGGTSLFNNNYTTLNLTNCANGTYTQTGTGALGVGCKHNIEDEYFQIAPKQRKYSFNGRVSVRLSDNVEGYITGSYSNSYVSILNAPRALRNTQPYGGAPSLASSNPGIVLPVYVCSAGINCATAADRRLNPNNPYAAAFAANPTQGAARIYYLFGDIKAGSDRTNEVYRFASGLHGTIGDDWTWKVDGVYARDNLKIVQHGFLNIANILNAINTGAYNFVNPSQNTAAVRDFVAPDKITPSHSQMYSLDGAITKQLFDLPGGPLMVAIGGQVRRESLVNNNQNAALDTYNLTTSSAFGKHTVSAGYFEIQAPILNILEVNGSGRYDHYSEGFGRFSPKIGVKFTPFRQLALRGTYSQGFRAPTFAESGPRSQYAGFVTTQPPGNFCAAHGGSATATNTCVNGGNPYNLSYSVGRGFVGNPDLKPETSRSFTGGVIFEPVRWFSATVDYYNVKKSNLIANGPLAGDAIVAYYKQSNLAAATAAVAAVGPGYSVNTIDGVDPAFPNALPRLLIINAPFVNVNSDKTSGLDFSATARIPLGDGIRFTSRVEATYIIQYDRHTAQGVQKYAGTMGPYDLSSGNGTPNWRGNWQNTLDVGKLSVSGTAYYVGKIKAVATDQGNLSTSCAASLYKSSQAGVPVERFCYVKKFINVDLNASYEVSEHFSFFGNIGNAFNAHAPIAPASYASSPNYLTTWHYAGLIGRTFRAGANFSF, from the coding sequence ATGATGAACTTGTCCAGCCGGCTTTGCGCCGGCTCTGCGCTGTCGGCTATCCTGATCGCACTCGCCTCGCCGGCTTCGGCGCAGGTTTCGGGCGCGACGCCCGCCCCGACGCCGCCCGCGGCGACCAATAACGGCCCCAACACGCCCGCCGGCGTGGACGTTGCGGCCGCGACCGATTCCGAGGAAGTGGTCGTCACCGGCTCGCTGTTCCGCCGCACCAACACCGAAACGCCCTCGCCCGTTACCGTGCTGACCGCCGACACCCTCGCCAAAGCCGGCCTCACCACCGCGTCCGAAGCGATCCGCTCGATCTCGGCCGACAGCGGCGGCTCGATCGGCATCGGCTTCCAGAGCGGCTTTTCGGCCGGCGGTTCGGCGGTTTCGCTGCGCGGCCTCGGCGTTTCGTCGACGCTCGTGCTGGTCGACGGCCTGCGCTCCACCAACTTCCCGATCAACGACGACGGCCATAACGCCTATGTCGATCTCAACTCGATCCCGTTCAGCCTGATCGACCGCGTCGAAGTGCTCAAGGACGGCGCCTCGTCGACCTACGGCGCGGACGCGATCGGCGGCGTGGTTAATCTCATCCTCAAGAAGCAGTTCACCGGGGTCGCCGGCACTGTAGAGGGCGGCATCAGCAATCTCGGCGATGCGGCCCGGCAGCGCGGTAACCTGACGATCGGCTACGGCGACTATGCCGAAAAGGGCTTCAACATCTACCTGAACGGCGAATTCCAGCAGGACGGCCGCGTCAGCAATCACAGCCGCGGCTTTCCGTACAATAATCGCGATCTGACCTCGATCGGCGGCAACGATAATAACGGCGCCGACAGTTCGCTCACCACCGCGACGCCGAATGCCGTGGTCGTGCGCACGACCCAGTCCAACCTCAACAACCCGCTGAGCGGCGGCACGAGCTTGTTCAACAACAACTACACCACGCTCAACCTGACCAATTGCGCAAACGGCACCTACACCCAGACCGGCACCGGCGCCCTCGGCGTGGGCTGCAAGCACAATATCGAAGACGAATATTTCCAGATCGCGCCGAAGCAGCGTAAATATTCGTTCAACGGCCGCGTCAGCGTCCGCCTGTCGGATAATGTCGAAGGCTATATCACCGGCAGCTATTCCAATAGCTATGTCAGCATCCTCAACGCCCCGCGCGCGCTGCGCAACACGCAGCCTTATGGCGGTGCCCCGAGCCTGGCATCGAGCAACCCCGGCATCGTCCTGCCGGTCTATGTCTGTTCGGCGGGCATCAACTGCGCCACCGCGGCCGACCGCCGCCTCAACCCGAACAATCCCTATGCAGCGGCGTTCGCGGCGAACCCGACCCAGGGCGCGGCGCGCATCTATTATCTGTTCGGCGACATCAAGGCCGGCAGCGACCGCACCAACGAAGTCTATCGTTTCGCGAGCGGCCTGCACGGGACGATCGGCGACGACTGGACCTGGAAGGTCGACGGCGTCTACGCCCGCGACAATCTCAAGATCGTTCAGCACGGCTTCCTGAACATCGCCAACATCCTGAACGCGATCAACACGGGCGCCTACAACTTCGTCAATCCGTCGCAGAATACGGCAGCGGTGCGTGACTTCGTGGCGCCCGACAAGATCACGCCGTCCCATTCGCAGATGTATTCGCTCGATGGCGCGATCACCAAGCAGCTGTTCGATCTCCCGGGCGGCCCGCTGATGGTCGCGATCGGCGGCCAGGTCCGGCGCGAATCGCTGGTCAACAACAACCAGAATGCGGCCCTCGACACCTATAACCTCACCACCTCGTCGGCGTTCGGCAAGCACACCGTCTCGGCGGGCTATTTCGAAATCCAGGCGCCGATCCTGAACATTCTCGAGGTCAACGGCTCGGGCCGCTACGATCATTATTCGGAAGGCTTCGGCCGCTTCTCGCCGAAGATCGGCGTGAAGTTCACCCCGTTCCGTCAGCTTGCGCTGCGCGGCACCTATTCGCAGGGTTTCCGCGCACCGACCTTCGCCGAATCCGGCCCGCGGTCGCAATATGCGGGCTTCGTCACGACCCAGCCCCCGGGCAATTTCTGCGCGGCCCATGGCGGCTCGGCCACGGCGACCAATACCTGCGTAAACGGCGGCAATCCGTACAATCTGTCCTATTCGGTCGGCCGCGGCTTCGTCGGCAATCCCGATCTGAAGCCGGAAACGTCGCGCAGCTTCACCGGCGGCGTGATCTTCGAGCCGGTCCGCTGGTTCAGCGCGACGGTGGACTATTATAACGTCAAGAAGTCGAACCTGATCGCTAATGGCCCGCTCGCCGGCGATGCGATCGTCGCTTACTACAAGCAGTCGAACCTGGCGGCTGCGACCGCGGCGGTGGCGGCGGTCGGGCCGGGCTATTCGGTCAACACGATCGACGGCGTCGATCCGGCCTTCCCGAATGCGCTGCCCCGGCTGTTGATCATCAATGCGCCGTTCGTCAACGTGAACTCCGACAAGACCTCGGGACTCGATTTCTCGGCGACCGCGCGCATCCCGCTGGGTGACGGCATCCGCTTCACCAGCCGCGTGGAGGCGACCTATATCATTCAATATGATCGCCACACCGCGCAGGGCGTGCAGAAATATGCCGGCACGATGGGGCCGTATGATCTGTCGTCCGGCAACGGCACGCCGAACTGGCGCGGCAACTGGCAGAACACGCTCGACGTGGGCAAGCTGTCGGTGAGCGGTACCGCTTATTATGTCGGCAAGATCAAGGCGGTTGCCACCGACCAGGGCAATTTGAGCACGTCGTGCGCAGCCAGCCTCTACAAGTCGTCGCAGGCCGGCGTCCCGGTCGAGCGGTTCTGCTACGTCAAGAAGTTCATCAACGTCGACCTGAATGCGTCATATGAAGTGAGCGAGCATTTCTCGTTCTTCGGCAATATCGGCAACGCCTTCAACGCGCATGCGCCGATCGCGCCGGCCTCCTATGCCAGCTCGCCCAATTATCTGACCACCTGGCATTATGCCGGTCTGATCGGGCGGACGTTCCGCGCAGGCGCCAACTTCAGCTTCTGA
- a CDS encoding YdeI/OmpD-associated family protein: MTTAETRAGLLILGFADASAFAAWLAAQPAGSAGLWLKLAKRGSNIASLSKAEAIHVALCHGWIDGQLHPYDEACWLIRFTPRKRGSKWSEKNRTRALELIAQGRMQPSGMAEVEAAQKDGRWEAAYAPASTAEVPPDLQAALDADPAAAAFFATLTGANRYAILYRIGAVKKAETRARKIAHYVAMLARGETLH, from the coding sequence ATGACCACAGCCGAAACGCGCGCCGGCCTGCTGATCCTTGGCTTTGCGGATGCGTCCGCTTTCGCAGCTTGGCTGGCGGCGCAGCCCGCCGGATCGGCCGGCCTGTGGCTGAAGCTGGCCAAACGGGGATCGAACATCGCCAGCCTGTCGAAAGCCGAGGCGATCCACGTTGCCTTGTGTCACGGCTGGATCGACGGCCAGCTGCATCCCTATGACGAGGCGTGCTGGCTGATCCGCTTCACGCCGCGCAAGCGGGGCAGCAAATGGTCCGAGAAGAACCGGACGCGCGCGCTGGAATTGATCGCGCAGGGGCGGATGCAGCCGTCCGGCATGGCGGAGGTGGAGGCGGCGCAAAAGGACGGGCGCTGGGAGGCGGCCTATGCGCCGGCGAGCACGGCGGAAGTGCCGCCCGATCTGCAGGCGGCGCTGGACGCCGACCCTGCCGCCGCTGCCTTCTTCGCGACGCTGACCGGCGCGAACCGCTATGCCATCCTCTATCGCATCGGCGCGGTGAAGAAGGCGGAGACGCGGGCACGCAAGATCGCGCATTATGTGGCGATGCTGGCGCGCGGCGAGACCTTGCACTGA
- a CDS encoding zinc ribbon domain-containing protein YjdM, producing MAADDEDYVYDEASGEWVPTGNGAVAADEDDTVVVRDAVGNILADGDQVTLIKDLTVKGAGQTLKRGTVIKSIRLTGDAQEIDCRYEGIKGLVLRAEFVKKR from the coding sequence ATGGCGGCTGACGACGAAGACTATGTCTATGACGAGGCTAGCGGTGAGTGGGTGCCGACGGGCAACGGCGCTGTCGCCGCGGATGAGGATGACACAGTCGTGGTGCGCGACGCGGTCGGCAACATCTTGGCCGACGGCGATCAGGTGACGTTGATCAAGGATCTGACGGTGAAAGGCGCGGGCCAGACGCTCAAGCGCGGGACCGTGATCAAGTCGATCCGCCTGACCGGCGACGCGCAGGAAATCGACTGCCGCTATGAGGGGATCAAGGGCCTGGTGCTCCGGGCGGAGTTCGTGAAGAAGCGGTAG
- a CDS encoding amidase, protein MRRAHVLTLFCAASAALVRLSPAAAAPRGEAFGAPLVKPAQAAKHAIIAWAHPRRVVRWNGRGIAGMPILIKDNIETRDMPTTAGSLALLHNAPGRDAPLVAGLRRAGAVILGKTNLTEWANFRSTSAVPGWSAVGGQTLNAYDPARTPCGSSSGSAVAVAIGLAPAAVGTETDGSIVCPASVNGVVGFKPTVGLVSRTHVIPISHHFDTPGPIARNVRDAARVLTAMAGSDPADPATADADGHTIDFAAALDLHALRGARIGVLRYSLPSYPAETRALFEQAVRRMRAAGAEIVDIDTPPPQRDLIGGWEGTVMVTDFKQDLNAYLASTRRSQVPWRTLAALITFNQSEPREMRYFKQESFENAERAIGPDDPAYATAAVNAARAAGPEGIDRMLSANHVDILVAPTTSRAGTLDRTDDDRMQGSAGQLPAVAGYPHLTVPMALDRGMPVGLSFIGTKWDDARVLSVGFAYEQLGRPLR, encoded by the coding sequence ATGAGGCGTGCGCATGTCCTGACGCTATTCTGCGCAGCATCAGCGGCGCTCGTTAGGCTTTCGCCGGCAGCTGCAGCGCCTCGCGGCGAGGCGTTTGGTGCTCCGCTGGTTAAGCCAGCGCAGGCTGCGAAGCACGCGATCATCGCATGGGCACATCCTCGCCGGGTGGTGCGCTGGAATGGCCGCGGCATCGCCGGCATGCCGATCCTGATCAAGGACAATATCGAGACACGCGATATGCCGACCACGGCGGGTTCGCTCGCGTTGCTCCACAACGCGCCCGGCCGCGATGCGCCGCTGGTTGCCGGCCTTCGCCGTGCAGGTGCGGTGATCCTCGGGAAAACCAACCTTACCGAATGGGCAAACTTCAGATCGACGAGTGCAGTGCCCGGCTGGAGCGCCGTCGGCGGGCAGACCTTGAACGCTTATGATCCAGCCCGCACGCCGTGCGGGTCCTCATCGGGGAGTGCGGTGGCGGTGGCCATAGGGTTGGCGCCAGCGGCGGTGGGCACCGAGACCGACGGCTCTATCGTTTGCCCAGCCTCCGTCAACGGCGTGGTCGGCTTCAAGCCCACCGTTGGCCTCGTCAGCCGGACGCATGTCATTCCGATCAGCCACCATTTCGACACGCCAGGGCCGATCGCGAGGAATGTCCGGGATGCGGCGCGGGTGCTAACGGCCATGGCGGGCAGCGATCCTGCGGACCCCGCCACCGCCGACGCCGACGGGCACACCATCGATTTCGCTGCAGCGCTTGACCTTCATGCCCTGCGGGGCGCGCGCATCGGCGTTCTACGCTACTCGCTTCCGTCCTATCCCGCAGAGACCCGGGCCTTGTTCGAGCAGGCCGTACGGCGGATGCGCGCTGCGGGCGCTGAGATCGTTGATATCGACACGCCGCCGCCACAACGCGATCTGATCGGCGGCTGGGAAGGCACGGTGATGGTCACCGACTTCAAGCAGGATCTCAACGCCTATCTCGCCAGCACCCGGCGCAGCCAAGTGCCGTGGCGCACGCTGGCCGCTCTGATCACCTTCAATCAGAGCGAGCCTCGCGAGATGCGCTATTTCAAGCAGGAGTCCTTCGAAAACGCCGAAAGGGCGATCGGACCTGACGATCCGGCCTACGCGACGGCCGCTGTCAACGCAGCCCGCGCCGCCGGGCCGGAGGGCATCGACCGAATGCTGTCCGCGAACCATGTCGACATCCTCGTGGCGCCGACCACCTCCCGCGCAGGCACCCTCGACCGCACCGACGACGATCGGATGCAAGGATCCGCGGGTCAGCTGCCGGCCGTCGCCGGCTACCCGCATTTGACCGTCCCGATGGCGCTTGATCGCGGTATGCCGGTCGGCCTGAGCTTTATCGGCACTAAGTGGGACGATGCTCGCGTGCTCTCGGTGGGCTTTGCCTACGAGCAGCTTGGAAGGCCGCTTCGGTGA
- a CDS encoding amidase yields MLTVIAFCSFTHMPGVRTQPRFDPAVATVAQINAAFQAGSLSSEQLVRLSLARIRAYDPTLHAMLAINPTAIAEAKALDAERRSKGPRSALHGVPILLKDNIDTHDMPTTLGFYGFRGALPYADATVVRRLRAAGAIILGKTNLSELASGPPLSSMGGQTRNPNALEFSPAGSSNGTAVGVAAGYAPVGIATDTTGSARWPAATNGVVGMRPTTGAISYAGIQPNAPTLDSVGAISRHVEDAGLVLAVLEGDSPPRLDPVALRGARVGFPRVEFSGDDPAVDAAMTAAIAALKAAGATVIDVDLPVGLIDLSDRLQATIVQTEAVPSLDGYLSSAFPPRFPRSHAEITALSQKLVDAPMPGATPNPGRLSGYKWEAGAPPLTDAGYQAAKTEGRQYLRAALRSVFLDHHLDALVYPTQTIRINRLGEDPRRDARGRFGNFGPVLASLAGWPDISIPAGATADGLPFGISLLGQENSDRQLLNYAYAFEQRVGASKLPVAAPELSERRIERKRETK; encoded by the coding sequence ATGTTGACCGTGATAGCATTCTGCTCGTTCACACATATGCCAGGCGTTCGCACTCAACCGCGGTTTGATCCGGCAGTAGCAACAGTCGCCCAGATCAATGCAGCGTTCCAGGCCGGCAGCCTCTCCTCCGAGCAGCTGGTCCGCCTCTCATTGGCCCGAATCCGGGCATATGATCCCACTCTCCATGCCATGCTGGCGATCAATCCCACGGCGATTGCCGAGGCGAAGGCGCTCGACGCCGAGCGGAGAAGCAAGGGACCCCGCTCCGCTCTGCATGGCGTCCCCATCCTGCTTAAGGACAATATCGACACGCATGATATGCCGACGACGCTTGGCTTTTACGGCTTCAGGGGCGCGCTACCCTATGCCGACGCCACGGTGGTTCGGCGGCTCCGCGCAGCAGGCGCCATCATCCTCGGCAAGACGAACCTCAGCGAACTGGCGTCAGGCCCTCCCCTGAGTTCGATGGGTGGCCAGACCCGCAATCCGAACGCATTGGAGTTCAGCCCAGCGGGATCATCCAACGGAACCGCCGTCGGGGTTGCGGCGGGCTATGCCCCGGTCGGAATAGCTACGGACACGACCGGCTCGGCGCGTTGGCCGGCAGCGACGAACGGTGTCGTCGGCATGCGCCCGACCACCGGCGCGATCAGCTATGCCGGTATCCAGCCCAACGCCCCCACCCTGGACAGCGTAGGCGCGATCTCACGCCACGTCGAAGATGCCGGTCTGGTGCTGGCAGTGCTCGAGGGAGATTCACCGCCGAGGCTCGACCCCGTAGCGCTACGCGGCGCGCGCGTCGGCTTTCCGCGTGTGGAATTCTCGGGCGATGACCCTGCGGTGGACGCGGCGATGACCGCCGCCATTGCGGCGCTGAAGGCCGCGGGCGCTACCGTGATCGACGTCGACCTGCCCGTGGGGCTGATCGACCTGAGTGATCGCCTCCAGGCGACGATCGTTCAGACCGAAGCCGTACCGAGCCTCGACGGATATTTGTCGAGCGCCTTTCCGCCTCGCTTTCCGCGCAGCCATGCCGAGATCACGGCACTCAGCCAGAAGCTCGTCGATGCGCCCATGCCAGGGGCGACGCCGAACCCCGGACGGCTTTCAGGGTACAAATGGGAAGCCGGCGCACCCCCGCTGACCGACGCCGGCTATCAAGCGGCGAAGACAGAGGGGCGGCAGTATCTGCGCGCCGCGCTGCGCTCGGTCTTCCTCGATCATCACCTGGATGCCTTGGTCTATCCAACGCAGACGATCCGCATCAATCGGCTCGGCGAGGACCCACGCCGCGATGCGCGTGGCCGGTTCGGCAACTTCGGACCGGTCCTCGCCAGCCTCGCCGGCTGGCCCGACATCAGCATTCCCGCGGGTGCGACGGCGGACGGGCTGCCATTCGGGATCTCGCTCCTCGGACAGGAGAACAGCGACCGCCAGCTCCTGAACTATGCCTATGCGTTCGAACAGCGTGTGGGTGCATCCAAGCTGCCGGTCGCGGCGCCGGAGCTTTCGGAACGACGGATTGAGCGAAAGCGGGAGACAAAGTGA